GACAGTGCCCGGAGTTCTATCAAAACATGATTAGAATCCAAAAACGTGTCACTGTTAATCAGATTAAAGGTAACTTTGGATTTGGGGATAGCGACTGTATCGGGAAAATAAGCTTCCCAGCGACCCAGGCTGCTCCTGCATTTTCGAACTCTTTTCCGTTTATTTTCGGCAATCGCAAGGATATCCCCTGTTTAATTCCCTGCGCTATTGACCAAGTGAGTTCATTCTAATACCATGTTGTAATAGACTGATGGTTCTATCTAATGAGgttgtcttctttttcgtaGGATACCTATTTCAGGATGACAAGGGATGTCGCGCCGCGTCTGGGTTGCCCCAAACCGGCTTTAATCCATAGCACTTTTTTCCCTGCGTTACAAGGCGCTCAGACTAAAATGTCCGCGAGTGATGCAAAttcgtctatttttttaactgataCACCTAAAGCATTGAAAACTAAGGTAACATTCCGAGAAATACTTGTGGTAGCATTTGACTCATCACGTGCCCTTACCAGGTGAATAAGTACGCCTTTTCGGGTGGCCAGACTTCGGTTGAGGAGCATCGACGACTTGGTGGAAATTGTGAAGTTGATATTTCCTACAAATACTTGACCTTCTTTTTGGAAGATGATGCTCGGCTTGAGAAAATTCGTGAAGATTATACCAGCGGGGCAATGTTGACTGGCGAAATTAAAGCTGAACTAATTGCTGTGCTTACACCGATCGTTACCAGTCATCAAGAAAGTAGGAAAAAGATAACTGATgaaattgtaaaacaatttatgaCTCCGCGTCCAATGAAGTGTGGTCTTTAAGTTGTCGTTTTGGGTTGAAAGGGCATCAATTGCAACTATATGGTTAACTTATCCAACATGTATCCATATAATTTGAATGAATACATATCCTGGTGGAATGTACTATGATATTAAACCGTTAATGTTAATTATAGTGGACTGGTAATTCTTGAAATGGCCGATTCCAGGATTTCTATCATCTATTTTGCCATCATTTCAACCGCTTAAGATCGAAATAATTTCCCGAATGACGTGGGTTGATGTTAGATTTCCATAGGGTTCGACGAAGCTGTCCTAGTGTCCTACTCCAACGCACCATCTTTTGGTTGAGATGGCGCTGTTCTTTCAGAGTGATGAGTAATCGAGTCACTAAAGACACAGACACAATTAGGATATGAATAAATTTGAGTTTCTATTAAAATTAGCAAAAGGGACGGTATTTTGGAGCGGTATTCTACCTGGCTAGTACACACTCATACTTCACTGCGCCTGACTAAACGAACGACCAAACggtcaagaaaagaaacaaattgtcGTGATTCGTTATCAGAGCTATAGTCTccggagtctatagctctggttcTGCTCTGGTTAATcagagtctatagctctgggttaatatggaattcttttttttggggaattaaaaatttttgaatatgtgTGTCGACgttcgtaaaaaaatattactgtTGGCTGAtcacatttttaactttttgtgattttgttttgttgcttgCAAATGCAACTGGGCGAGGGCGAACCGCGAACTGGCAACTGCAAGCCGCGCTCAAATATTATTAGCTGTTTGGCAACGGTGTGTTTTAGACAAActcagtttttaaatttggcggTGAGTGAGACAGTCGTCGGCCCTTCACGAAAACGGTTGGGCTTTTTTGGCAATCGTAAAAACTCACGAATCACATTTTGTCCACAAGTTTTGGGTTACTTATACTTTCGCATCGAGACTCCTTAGCTTCACTTTACTTTTGTTAGTATTACCTCGTTTTTATACCAATTCTTAAAGTAAGTAATTGTACAACAGTTTCACTTAAATGAATGTTAAATTTTTGCAACTATTTTCATCTTCAACCTTTTGTCACTTTTGTCATtacaagttttatttattattgtgaAAAACAGATGGCGGATAGAACAAGCCTAACTGCTATTGAGTATGCTGTTCGCATACCAGCAAGCTTTGTTACTAGCATGAGAGACTCTTCTATTGCACATCCAACTCCACTTCGTAACCTGCACAAAGATTTTATGGATCTGCATGATGAAATGCAAGTCTATGTCAGAATAAAGCCATGTGATGAGAAAAAGGGC
The window above is part of the Daphnia pulex isolate KAP4 chromosome 3, ASM2113471v1 genome. Proteins encoded here:
- the LOC124189873 gene encoding tryptophan--tRNA ligase, cytoplasmic-like produces the protein MTETLADTMEALDLTKKPTVDGEEDFVDPWNVVGSSVKGIDYEKLIKRFGCTRIDSALIERFEKVTGKPAHHLLKRGVFFSHRDLHTILTLHEQGKPFYLYTGRGPSSSSIHMGHLIPFVFTKYLQEVFNVPLVIQLTDDEKYLWKDLTLEETQKLAVENAKDIIALGFDVEKTFIFSDFTFIGQCPEFYQNMIRIQKRVTVNQIKGNFGFGDSDCIGKISFPATQAAPAFSNSFPFIFGNRKDIPCLIPCAIDQDTYFRMTRDVAPRLGCPKPALIHSTFFPALQGAQTKMSASDANSSIFLTDTPKALKTKVNKYAFSGGQTSVEEHRRLGGNCEVDISYKYLTFFLEDDARLEKIREDYTSGAMLTGEIKAELIAVLTPIVTSHQESRKKITDEIVKQFMTPRPMKCGL